A region from the Lutra lutra chromosome 1, mLutLut1.2, whole genome shotgun sequence genome encodes:
- the DAZL gene encoding deleted in azoospermia-like isoform X1, translating to MSAANPETPNSTISREASTQSSSATTSQGYVLPEGKIMPNTVFVGGIDVRMDETEIRSFFARYGSVKEVKIITDRTGVSKGYGFVSFYNDVDVQKIVESQINFHGKKLKLGPAIRKQNLCAYHVQPRPLVFNPPPPPQFQSVWSNPNTETYMQPPTMMNPITQYVQAYPPYPSSPVQVITGYQLPVYNYQMPPQWPAGEQRSYVIPPAYTAVNYHCNEVDPGAEVLQNECSVHEATPSSGNGPQKKSVDRSIQTVVSCLFNPENRLRNSLVTQDDYFKDKRVHHFRRSRAVLKSV from the exons ATG TCTGCTGCAAATCCTGAGACTCCAAACTCCACCATCTCCAGAGAGGCCAGCACTCAGTCCTCATCAGCTACAACCAGCCAAGGCTATGTTTTACCAGAAGGCAAAATCATGCCAAACACCGTTTTTGTTGGTGGAATTGATGTTAGG ATGGATGAAACCGAAATTAGAAGTTTCTTTGCTAGATATGGTTCAGTAAAAGAAGTGAAGATAATCACGGATCGAACTGGTGTGTCCAAAGG CTAtggatttgtttcattttataatgatgtGGATGTGCAGAAGATAGTAGAA TCACAGATAAATTTCCATGGTAAAAAGCTGAAACTGGGACCTGCaatcaggaaacaaaatttaT gtgCTTATCATGTGCAGCCTCGTCCTTTGGTTTTTAATCCTCCACCTCCACCACAGTTTCAGAGTGTATGGAGTAATCCAAACACTGAAACTTATATGCAGCCTCCAACCATGATGAATCCTATAACTCAGTATGTTCAG GCCTATCCTCCTTATCCAAGTTCACCTGTTCAGGTCATCACTGGATATCAGCTGCCTGTATATAATTATCAG atgccacCACAGTGGCCTGCTGGAGAACAAAGGAGTTATGTTATACCCCCG GCTTATACTGCTGTTAACTACCACTGTAATGAAGTTGATCCAGGAGCTgaagttttgcaaaatgaatgtTCAGTTCATGAAGCTACTCCATCCTCAGGAAACGGCCCACAAAAG AAATCTGTGGACAGAAGCATACAAACTGTGGTATCTTGTCTATTTAACCCAGAGAACAGACTGAGAAACTCTCTTGTTACTCAGGACGACTACTTCAAG GATAAAAGAGTACATCACTTTAGAAGAAGTCGAGCAGTGCTTAAATCTGTTTGA
- the DAZL gene encoding deleted in azoospermia-like isoform X2: MPNTVFVGGIDVRMDETEIRSFFARYGSVKEVKIITDRTGVSKGYGFVSFYNDVDVQKIVESQINFHGKKLKLGPAIRKQNLCAYHVQPRPLVFNPPPPPQFQSVWSNPNTETYMQPPTMMNPITQYVQAYPPYPSSPVQVITGYQLPVYNYQMPPQWPAGEQRSYVIPPAYTAVNYHCNEVDPGAEVLQNECSVHEATPSSGNGPQKKSVDRSIQTVVSCLFNPENRLRNSLVTQDDYFKDKRVHHFRRSRAVLKSV; the protein is encoded by the exons ATGCCAAACACCGTTTTTGTTGGTGGAATTGATGTTAGG ATGGATGAAACCGAAATTAGAAGTTTCTTTGCTAGATATGGTTCAGTAAAAGAAGTGAAGATAATCACGGATCGAACTGGTGTGTCCAAAGG CTAtggatttgtttcattttataatgatgtGGATGTGCAGAAGATAGTAGAA TCACAGATAAATTTCCATGGTAAAAAGCTGAAACTGGGACCTGCaatcaggaaacaaaatttaT gtgCTTATCATGTGCAGCCTCGTCCTTTGGTTTTTAATCCTCCACCTCCACCACAGTTTCAGAGTGTATGGAGTAATCCAAACACTGAAACTTATATGCAGCCTCCAACCATGATGAATCCTATAACTCAGTATGTTCAG GCCTATCCTCCTTATCCAAGTTCACCTGTTCAGGTCATCACTGGATATCAGCTGCCTGTATATAATTATCAG atgccacCACAGTGGCCTGCTGGAGAACAAAGGAGTTATGTTATACCCCCG GCTTATACTGCTGTTAACTACCACTGTAATGAAGTTGATCCAGGAGCTgaagttttgcaaaatgaatgtTCAGTTCATGAAGCTACTCCATCCTCAGGAAACGGCCCACAAAAG AAATCTGTGGACAGAAGCATACAAACTGTGGTATCTTGTCTATTTAACCCAGAGAACAGACTGAGAAACTCTCTTGTTACTCAGGACGACTACTTCAAG GATAAAAGAGTACATCACTTTAGAAGAAGTCGAGCAGTGCTTAAATCTGTTTGA